The Synergistaceae bacterium genome includes a window with the following:
- a CDS encoding 30S ribosomal protein S20, whose amino-acid sequence MPNKKSAERRVHIAERNRLYNKHWTSQCKTAVKRLLEAVQSGNKDDAVKSFNTAQSIIDKAVVKGVMHKNTAARRKELMARHLKTLSA is encoded by the coding sequence ATGCCTAACAAGAAATCCGCAGAACGAAGAGTCCATATAGCCGAACGAAACAGGTTATATAATAAGCACTGGACATCACAATGCAAGACAGCCGTTAAAAGACTTCTCGAAGCTGTACAGTCAGGAAATAAGGACGATGCAGTAAAAAGCTTCAACACTGCGCAAAGCATAATCGACAAAGCAGTCGTAAAGGGCGTAATGCATAAGAACACAGCAGCAAGACGCAAAGAATTAATGGCTCGGCATTTAAAGACTCTAAGTGCTTAG
- a CDS encoding NAD(P)-dependent oxidoreductase: MGMKKIAFIGVGRMGKPMVKNLLKLGFEVHVYARQIMKVYDIISNGAKYHSTINDCLKECDVTITMLGIPKDIEDVYFMPAGIFDSAKRDSFIIDMTTSSPTLAKLLYDEGIKRGLHVLDAPVSGGVNNAKNATLSIMAGGDSEDFKSCLPLFRAMGTNINYMGSAGMGQHTKLASQILTAGALAGVCEAMTYARYKDIDLTKFLRAVSTGDGGSKQLDMNAPKILDRDFTPGFAIKHFIKDLLLAIDESNKDALNLDVLITVMSHFKKLQEDGQGEMGSQSLIKYYGG, from the coding sequence ATGGGCATGAAAAAAATAGCTTTCATAGGAGTCGGCAGAATGGGCAAACCTATGGTAAAAAATTTATTAAAACTTGGCTTTGAAGTTCACGTTTACGCGCGGCAGATCATGAAAGTTTATGACATAATCAGCAACGGGGCAAAATATCACAGCACAATAAATGACTGTCTCAAAGAATGCGACGTAACAATTACAATGCTGGGAATTCCCAAAGATATAGAAGACGTTTATTTTATGCCTGCGGGAATATTTGACAGCGCAAAGAGGGACTCATTTATTATTGACATGACGACATCAAGCCCGACTCTTGCGAAATTATTATACGACGAGGGGATAAAACGCGGACTTCATGTTCTCGACGCGCCAGTCTCAGGAGGTGTGAATAACGCGAAAAATGCTACACTCTCAATCATGGCAGGAGGGGACTCAGAAGATTTTAAATCGTGCTTGCCTTTATTCAGGGCTATGGGAACTAATATAAATTATATGGGTTCGGCGGGAATGGGACAGCACACTAAACTAGCCAGTCAAATTTTAACCGCAGGAGCTTTGGCCGGAGTCTGTGAGGCAATGACTTACGCGCGCTATAAAGATATAGACCTGACAAAATTTTTGCGTGCAGTCTCAACAGGTGACGGGGGCTCTAAACAGTTAGATATGAATGCGCCGAAAATTTTAGATCGTGATTTCACGCCGGGATTTGCTATAAAACATTTCATAAAAGATTTATTACTTGCCATAGACGAGTCAAATAAAGACGCATTAAATCTTGATGTCCTTATTACAGTTATGAGCCACTTTAAGAAATTACAGGAAGATGGACAGGGCGAAATGGGCAGCCAGTCACTAATAAAATATTACGGCGGGTAA
- a CDS encoding tetratricopeptide repeat protein, whose product MRENYLMRKIYILAAILFALPVYAAEIPRADLDEAERYFNNAYVHFMRRDYREAQIYLDHAIQENTYMVDYYMLSALNLNRLGDIEGSMSALRNFIEVRPLDESAPRIGRNFTELNDTLRTVLGTAPVPVNWRSAQSTVQTEWNTGWVRPFSIKGMGKIKSLGGTVCIPDTFGDEIYIHQGSNSGVLNAFTGANDFKRVEVPQPVIAFPMGDGTFLIFTANGDIYHIENLNERAAADFSSQTETLAVTDAELISANQFALADPVERCIIFYDMNTFNPVMRWFPPEMSGDLLFEPVAIERYADWLAIADRANSRIYVLNITSREFFAINSVQLPRDLIWSSLGELFILNENGEIYNYVIDFGTRSYANRNSGALYTGLNNIWSFFHSPEGDIICLDMGASMLYKSLMIPAREEVPGYLSIYNPVMATNTENRESFIIDATFMSPFMSYANNTRTVAHAAWNNRTMRCNVIWQRPGNFDALFIHGAIPRGQILPLNLRPAQVRRGSDISSVIPSFWLLHKSTLTNIIIDSSISFTMDDMMTLLKFCMMNGLELDIYAREIPSLSLTRASAFTGGKTIYSLRNSIELPVKRTHMQVQIPLPVELSSSGYPGRSMLGLYLDAGMIQSRAWMPLWPDMFTR is encoded by the coding sequence ATGCGAGAAAATTATTTAATGCGAAAAATTTATATATTAGCTGCGATCTTATTTGCTTTACCCGTATATGCTGCTGAGATCCCCCGCGCTGATTTGGACGAGGCCGAGCGATATTTTAATAATGCCTATGTTCATTTTATGAGGCGGGATTACAGAGAAGCACAAATTTATTTAGATCATGCTATTCAAGAAAATACTTACATGGTAGATTATTATATGCTTAGTGCGTTAAATTTAAACAGGCTCGGCGATATAGAAGGCTCAATGTCTGCGCTAAGAAATTTTATAGAAGTCAGGCCGCTTGACGAGTCAGCACCCAGAATCGGACGAAATTTTACCGAACTTAATGACACCTTGCGCACAGTACTGGGAACTGCTCCCGTTCCTGTAAATTGGAGATCTGCACAATCTACTGTCCAAACTGAATGGAATACGGGCTGGGTTCGTCCGTTCAGCATTAAGGGCATGGGCAAAATAAAATCACTCGGCGGGACAGTCTGCATTCCTGACACATTCGGCGATGAGATTTATATACATCAGGGCTCAAATTCGGGAGTCTTAAACGCTTTCACCGGAGCAAATGATTTCAAGCGCGTTGAAGTCCCTCAGCCTGTAATAGCCTTCCCAATGGGTGACGGGACATTTTTAATATTTACTGCGAACGGCGATATTTATCACATTGAGAATTTAAACGAGAGAGCAGCGGCTGATTTTTCCTCACAGACTGAAACACTCGCAGTAACTGACGCAGAATTAATCTCGGCAAATCAATTCGCACTTGCTGACCCCGTCGAACGCTGTATAATTTTTTATGACATGAATACATTTAATCCCGTAATGCGCTGGTTTCCGCCGGAAATGTCAGGAGATTTATTATTTGAGCCCGTTGCTATTGAACGTTATGCGGACTGGCTTGCGATTGCTGACAGGGCGAACTCAAGAATTTATGTATTGAATATTACCAGCCGTGAATTTTTTGCGATTAACAGCGTGCAATTGCCTAGAGATTTAATCTGGTCATCACTGGGCGAATTATTTATACTGAACGAGAACGGAGAAATTTATAATTACGTCATAGATTTCGGCACCCGGAGCTATGCTAACAGGAATTCAGGCGCATTATATACAGGCTTGAATAATATATGGTCATTCTTTCATTCACCTGAAGGCGATATTATTTGCTTAGATATGGGAGCTTCAATGTTGTATAAATCTTTAATGATTCCCGCGCGTGAAGAAGTACCCGGCTATTTAAGCATTTATAATCCCGTCATGGCCACTAACACGGAAAATCGAGAAAGTTTTATTATCGACGCAACTTTTATGTCGCCCTTCATGAGTTATGCGAATAATACAAGAACTGTAGCCCACGCAGCTTGGAATAACCGCACAATGAGATGTAATGTAATTTGGCAGAGACCGGGCAATTTTGACGCTTTATTTATTCACGGAGCAATTCCAAGGGGGCAGATTCTCCCGTTAAATTTACGTCCTGCACAAGTCAGACGGGGGAGCGATATAAGTTCTGTGATTCCTTCATTCTGGCTGCTGCATAAATCTACACTCACAAATATAATAATTGACTCGTCAATTTCTTTTACTATGGACGATATGATGACTCTATTAAAATTTTGCATGATGAACGGGCTTGAGCTTGATATTTATGCGCGTGAGATTCCTTCTTTGAGTCTTACTCGTGCGAGTGCTTTTACAGGCGGCAAGACAATTTATTCACTAAGAAACTCTATAGAATTACCCGTAAAGCGTACACACATGCAAGTGCAAATTCCTTTACCCGTTGAATTATCTTCGTCAGGTTATCCGGGGCGTTCAAT